The Lemur catta isolate mLemCat1 chromosome 17, mLemCat1.pri, whole genome shotgun sequence genome segment ACACACAAAGCCCGTCCCAATCCTACCAGCCTCTGGATTTGGCTTCCACATTTTCAGACTTCCCTCGGCCTCTCCCTGGGTCCGGTCGGACGGCCCGGAAACGAAGCCGTCCCACGAGCCCCGCCCACAGCCGCGCGCCCGACtcgcaggccccgccccgcaTTCGCCCCGCCCCCGAGCCTCGCCCCGCCCCGGCTCCTCCTTCTCGGCCGCCGTTGCGCGGCGTTCAGGGGCGGCAAGATGGCGGCGCAGCAGCAGGAGCGTGAGGGCGGTGCGCAGCGGGCAGGGCCGGCGGCGGAGACCGATCCCCTAGGCCGCTTCACGTGTCCGGTGTGCCTAGAGGTGTACGAGAAGCCCGTGCAGGTGCCCTGCGGACACGTGTAAGCGGCGAGCCCGGGCCTAGTTGGGGGGTGCCTGACCGGGAGGGGAATGAAGCGGAGGAGCGAGGCCCCGACGGGGGAGGGTCTGGGGGCGGGGGTGAGAGGCCCGATCTGGAGGGGCCGCTGCGCGGGGCCGTCCCGGGCTCCCGAAGGCCCGCGAAAGTTGGCGGGGCGCTCTTCCTCTTCGCCCGTCCGCTCCCCGCGCTGGGACAGCCGCCGTCCGTTAAGCGCCCACTGTGTCCGGGCGCCTGTCAGACGCCGTCCCTCACGTGATGGTGGAGTTGTGCTCTGCCGGGGCTCAGGTGGCGTCTCCAGCCCGCCCTTGGGGAGCCAAAACTGCCGTTGGATAGTCGGAACATCGCTCCTGTAGTCCTTTGGCGTCGTGTATCTAGCTCTGCCAAGTAATTCTAATGTGCACTAAAGTTGGGGGAACGCTAAACCTCACCGAAAGAACAAAAGCGGAGTCTTTCTGTCGGTCTGCCAGTCTGCCCTTAGCTGTGCAAGGGGTGGGGGCGGCACGCAGGGATTTGTTAGCGTTCCTACTACTTGCGGAGAAGATGTGtttcattctattttcagttcAGTCTTCATGGCCTAAATACCGCTAATAGACAGGGTATGGCGATTAAAGCAGGTTTGTGTGAAAATGCGCACTACAGATGGGTACTGAGAGATTGGCCAGTTTGAATCTATCTAATCTGAATCAGACAACGCCTGAGCCGAATACACTGTGGAAAACGTGACCACCTGCTTCTTGCCTCTAAGTTAGCTTTTCCTGTGTGGCCTAACTCAGTGCTTATCCTGCGATCACTGGCCTTGGGCTTGGTCTTGGGACCACTTTACTAGTCAGAAGGCACAATAGACCCCTGCTGAGACTCATTGGCATTGTTCCCGCAGCAATCCTGTAGGGGGAGGGTTGGCggccattttacaggtgaataaAGTGAGGGGACTAAGACTCACTTAGGGCAGGCTCGCCATTGCCTAACTCTTCCCAGATCTACTGCAGGTGTCTGTTTTGTTAGCTCagagaacagtgcttggcacctgGCAAAGGCTTCCCAGCCACTCCGGCCGCCTTTTGCTTCTTCGAGTACACTTTAGATAATTTCAGGCTGTTTCTCTTTGCAGTTCAGTTAGCCTGGAACTCTTCTTGCCCCATCCATACCTCCCTCACCACTATCCCCAAATCCTTCTCAGGCTTCAAGTCCAAGTTTTAAGTTAACTCCCTGATCACTGTCTCCATCTAAATTACCTCCCCTACTTCTCTCCTGgagcttccttccttctccttccttgcaCAGAGCAAAACTTAGGCATCATGAGGGCAGTTTTTTTGCCTCTCAGTATCCCCAGTGCAGTGTCTGAGCATCCATATTCCAATCTTACAGTCAACTGAGTGGAATGCCCTCTATTTGCCTATTGTAGGGGTATAGTAAGATGATTCTGCCATCACAGTTTACGGTCCAATGAATTGCTTATAAATAAGTACTAATGAATGTTCAAACTATTGTGCAGCGGGAGGGTATTACAAGGATCAAACCTCTGTGTCTGGTCGGGGAGGAGCAGGGATCAGGTAGTGGTTGAATGAGCTAAGAAATTAATGGTAGAAGTAAGCTTCATGAGAGTGAGAGTTGAAATGATGTCTAGGTAGTTTTCCCATTGAGTCATCTTATCCTTGTATCAGGTTTACTTAATTTTGGATTAATTCCATGGATTTCAGTTACTATTAACATTTGTAAGAAGGCTTAACCCAACACAGCTTACTCACCGAAGAACCCCAAAATTCCTTGAGCCAAGTGAACCTTCTAGATCAGAGTGCAAGAAACAGTACTGGGCTTCAAACCTTGGCTCTTTTCTATACACACCATCCTCTCCCTACTTGTTCAGTTCAATGCTGATTGAAGACAGATGGAAGCACCTCTGTGAGGCCAGCAGCAGTCTCCCTTAACTCCAGCCAAATGCTTTCTGCTGTGCATAgttgatttttaacttttgtgCATGGAAACTTAAGCATCACTGCAGTTCTGGTTAAGGCAttggatttttataaaactttatttcaggCCCTGGATAACTACATCCTCCTCCAATGTAGTGAAATACAGCTGGAGAAGGGCAGGCGGCTGGAGCCCAAGAGAAAGGAATTTCTTCATAGCACCATGACAGAAGGGGTGGAGCATCTGAAGGCTGATCTAGAAAAAGGCCCACAAATAGGAAATAGAAACTGAAAGGCCAGCCCAAGATACACGAACAGTTTAAAAGCAGGCTTGTTGTTTAGGCACGACTCAGGCACAAAGTGGCTCATGAACATATAGATCAGCTGTACCTCAGTGTGTGCTTGAGGAGAGACTTTGAGCTGCTTCTGCATGCCAGGGTTGATTCCATCATAGTCTCTGGAACCCTCTGTGCTTTCTTGCGTTATTCTTGTGATCTGCCTTTGCGATGAGTCAATACACGTGATGGTCATGAGACCCTGCCTGCCTCATAGCTTGCCCTTCTTCCATGTTCTGCCATATCACAGCCCCGAAGGCCTTCCTTTCTACCTTTCAGACACTCCCTTGTCTTTGGTGTCACCTTGGTGTGGAACTGTGCATCTGGATCTGTGTAGCTGTCCTCCTaatcaggtctcagctcaaatgtcacctcctcaaagaagccttctctgatcaCCTCAGCTGATTTCTTTgctgtgttttatttcctttatatgcTTACTATCTGAAATTAATGTTTGTGTTTTCCTCTATAAGTatcatgaggacagggactttgtcTAGTTTCCACTCTGCCTTCAGTGGTAAATGAATAGATCCCCTTACCTTCTCCCACCCTGGTCTGGAATTTTGCCTAGCAGCATTAATACCTAACTTAATGACAAAgaggaaagatatttttagagAGGGTAAAAAGTTGTCAGTTGTGCAGAAGATTGCCTTTGATTATAAATCCTAAGTTCGTGGCAGATTTTGTTATCCTGCTTTAAATCTATTAGGTTGGGTAAGTAGCCTAGGGTGTTTTTGTGCcttattattcattctatctgtGCACCTTATCTCAGCATCATCACCTGCCTAGGCTTCCGGGTAGAAACTTGGTCGTCTTtgactttcctttcttctccaaaTTCAGTAAGTTATCAAGTCCTACTGATTCTGTCTCTGAATTGTTTCCTGAATTCATTCCATGTTTCATCAGTCAGGCCCTCACAGTCCCCTTGCCTTTAGTCATCTTTTGGTTTCTACTTTGTCTCTTCTCATCTCTCCtatctaaaacaaaagaaaacaaacaaaaaaccttgttGTCCATGATAGCACTAGagttatttttctgaaacttGGATTTGGTCTTGTTGATACCTTGCTTTAAACCTCTGGCTCCCCACTACTCCTTATGTGGAAAAGTCTGTTAGATTTTGATGCATCATGAATTTTAACCCAATGGGCCTAGAATATTCTTCCCTTTGCTAGCTGAACTCTTTTAAGGAGGATCGTGAATGCTGCCTCTGAAGTCTGACGGCCCTGTCCTGCTCAGTTCACAGCTagttgttcttttgttttcatatagCACTTTGCCTTTACCTCTAATGGTGGCAGCTCCCATTTATTGTGCATGTcgtatgtgctaggcactttactAAGGGTCTGCTGTACATGTTTCGTCTTCCCAACAATCCTAGAGGTagatactacttttttttttggggggggggggggagacagtgtcttcactctgttgcccaggctagagtgctgtgatggcgtcataactcacagcaacctcaaactcctgcgctcaagcgatcctcctgcctcagcctcctgagtagctaggactacaggcgtgtgccaccatactcagctaattttttctatttttagtagagacagggtctcgttcttgctcaggctggtcttgaactcctacgctcaagcgatcctcctgccttgacctccagGGTGCTCCtgttacagttgtgagccactgtgcccagccattaCTATCCTAATTTCACAGACGAGAAAACAGGGGTTCAGGAAACCCCACTAAGATTCCTCAGTGGCAGGGCCTAAGGTTTGAAGCCTCAACCATAACATCTTCTGCTATGTATCATCATagtttttgcttgtttctgtACCTGTGTGTTCTTTGCAGTCTCTCCCTACCCCCAGTTTTCCTGGCCTAGAATGACTTAGTATTTGAATTGGAATAGggagcaaattatttttaatccattatccattgatgtctttttaaaagttgatcCATATTCATTGTCTTGTCTCCATGATGCATGACGGAGGTTCTCTGTGTGTCTTGTTCTAGCTTTTGCTCTGCATGCCTGCAGGAATGTCTGAAGCCGAAGAAACCTGTCTGTGGGGTGTGTCGCAGCGCTCTGGCACCTGGCGTCCGAGCCGTGGAGCTCGAGCGGCAGATCGAGAGCACAGAGACTTCTTGCCATGGCTGCCGTAAGAATGTATGTGGAAGTAACATGGAAGAGTCAGTGTCTTTCATTGTTGAGATGGGGTAAAACTTAGAGCTGTTGCCACGTGGTTTCTGAAGTTAGAGCATGACTAGGTGACTAACAGCACGTGTGCATGCCATTTATCTGTGGTGATGGCTGTGCTATTTTGTTTTCGTAACCTTATTGGTTTTAAGAGTtgcttaagtatttattttagctTCAAAAGCCATAGAAATCAGTTATTCCAATATTTTCCTATAAAAGACTCATTTTTCCAAAGTAGTAtaaacaattttgtttattttcatttcaaaatattaaggggggtacaaatgtttttggttacatggatcgcttttgtaatgcttgagtcacggCTGTAAGTGTactcatcacccaaatagtgttcgtTGCACCCCATTAGTATAAACAATTTTAACGACAATAATATTTcgtaatcttttaaaatataaaacaaagacagTGAATCAAAAAAGTTATCGGTTGCAATGAATTTGAGGGGAAATTTTGTAATCTATATTATTAGAGATATAAAATTTAATGGTTCAACTTCCTAGCACTTTATAGGGGGGAATCATGACATAAAAGTCAATATGAAATCATTTGATTGTAATAGCAATATTTTAACAATGGAAATGCATCCATGCTCTTTTGTATAATCATTACagtcatgtatatttattttcacatctgTTATAACTActcctgaaaaggaaaaatattatttttctaagtctTATTTTCTAAGAGGTGTGCACACCCTTATTGCTTTTAGAATcattataattttgttaattccatacaatacaaaaatataaaataacgtGGGCTTATTTCTCACTCCAGATATTACCACTTCAAAAGTAGTTCAATTTAGAAGGCTACCTGACATTTTCTGCCCTTTGACAAACAGATGTTCAATATGTATACAAACACAGTTGTTGGATTTTTACAAGATGGTAcatactataatatatatgtcTTCCactttttttactttcaaattttttttttatttaatgacaTTGGACAGCTTTGCATgccagtttcattatttttatgatggCCATAATATGGATATACTTCACCATCTCCTTCCTTTCAGAGTGATTTAATATTAGGGGCACACAGTCGGGGGCTACTACAGTGCTAAACAGGGATATTCCCTTTTAATTGGGGGCTCCTCAGTGGGCAACTTAAAATCAACAGGTTCTTTAGCTGGAGGTGAGACAGAAAGAATCATATGGTAAGCTGGGGCTCAAATATTGGAGcttctttttccttgtttctttttggaAACTCAAGAtattgaaataaagttttatattacCTTCATCTTTATGCATGCACAGAGGGTTTTTTGTTCCCTCcatatacttttgtttttcaccattttaaagattGTGCTATGGGCATACctctcaaaatgtttttctttcccttacttccttctccatttcttacacattttctttcttttagaacaCCTGTAATAAAGCAGTCTTtggattttcttctctctttccatcttACTGTTGCACAGCCtagattttatatgaaatataaaatttagatttcagtttttttaagaTCATTTATCACAATCTGGTGATTAATACTTTAGGGTTACTAGCCCTTATCCCTTTTACTTAAATGACCACTTTGCTGCACATAACGGAATATGGTTCTTGGCTTGATGTaagattagttttatttttaattttttttggagatagggtcttgctctgtcacccaagctagagtgcagtgatgcagtcccagttcactgcagcctcaaactcctggactcaaacaatcctctcacctcagcctcctgagtagctaggactatagatgtgtgccaccgtacctggctaattttttttttttttttttttttttttttaagaaacaggatctcactgtgttgcctaggctggtctcaaactcctggcctcaagcaatccccccccttttttttcagcctcccagagtgctgggattacaggcattagccaccacacctggccaaaaagACTAATTTAAATGCTAgtgtagaaaactttaaaaatgtcactgGATTTAGAACATATCATGAATAATGCAAGCCTGTAGGAGAATAATTTTAGAGTAGAAGCAAATGTTCTGATTTGGTCCAGTAAAACATCAGCCTTGATATTCATGGAAAATCTGCAATAGTCAGGGTTTCAGGAGTCTGGTGAGGTTATTTGCCAGGGTGGTGTAGGTCTAGTTTTCATCTTGCCCTTGCTTTGGGACTATGTTTGGCCTGGTACAAGGTCCTCACTAACTTGTGGGCTCTCTTTCTATTCGAGTTCTTCTTATCCAAGATCCGGGCCCACGTGGCTACCTGTTCCAAATACCAGAATTACATCATGGAAGGTGTGAAGGCCACCACTAAGGATGCGTCCCTACAGCCAAGGTAAATGACTCAATCACTCCCTTAGGTGGAAGTCATCTTTTGGTACAAAGAAGTTGGGCACTTTGCATTCTCAAGGGTTTAGTTGTATAAGTTTGGGAAAGTGGAGGTATAATTGCTACATTGGCTGAAGCTGATAAGTTTTGGGGGGAGGATATGCAGGAGAGGACTCTCTGTTCACCTCAAATGTTAGCTGTGCTATTTATTTTCAAGACTTGATTCCGAAGTGATAATCAGAATGCTTGTCATAACTCATTCGGTAAACTCTGCTCCTTTTTGGAATGTACAGTGGTTGAAGTTTCATAGACAGGTACTCacagagagattttattttcctgcctTTCACCTTCCAGGAATGTCCCAAATCGCTATACCTTTCCTTGTCCTTACTGTCCTGAGAAGAACTTTGATCAGGAAGGACTTGTGGAACACTGCAAATTATCCCATAGCACGGATACCAAATCTGTGGTAAGAgtaaccttttttttcttttaactttattctgaaaagaaaagtcaaacttaaagaaaaactataggaTTAGTACAGTGAACTCCTGTGCACCCTTCACCTGTAATCacaaattattaatgttttaccGTATTTGCTTAACCatactgtatatatacatattttttgtcGAACTATTTGGGAATAAGCTACAGGTACTGTGACCTCGTGgaccctaaatacttcagtgtataTCTCCTAAGaacattttcttacaaaatgacatttttgtgtgtgtataattaaTCACAGTCAAGAAGCTTAACATTAATACAATCTAATAACTAGCATGAAATCcatgtttaaattttaacatttgtgaTATCCTTCATAGCAATTTCCCCCTCCCTCGAAGGAGTCTTGAATGGTACTAAGTGCTGTGTCCTCTGCCACATTAAGAGTCATGTGATTGATGTCTGTTGCTCCTGTTGCTGGTAACATTGACTTGAATCCCTTGGTATCCACCGGATCTCTCCTCCATAaagttgtcattttctttttgatagtagctTCTTCATAGTTGTGGGAAAAGAAGTTTAGATAGAATTATTAGGAAAGGGCTTTATTTAAACATCACCAATGTGCACatagtctcttttttctttttttttttttttttgagagagagtcttgctctgttgcctgggctagagtgagtgccgtggcatcagcctagctcacagcaacctcaaactcctgggctcaagcgatcctactgcctcagcctcccaagtagctgggactacaggcatgtgccaccatgcccggctaattttttctatatatatatttttttagctgtccaaatcatttctttctatttttagtagagacggggtctcactcttgctcaggctggtctcgaactcctgacctcgagcaatccacccacc includes the following:
- the RNF114 gene encoding E3 ubiquitin-protein ligase RNF114, with translation MAAQQQEREGGAQRAGPAAETDPLGRFTCPVCLEVYEKPVQVPCGHVFCSACLQECLKPKKPVCGVCRSALAPGVRAVELERQIESTETSCHGCRKNFFLSKIRAHVATCSKYQNYIMEGVKATTKDASLQPRNVPNRYTFPCPYCPEKNFDQEGLVEHCKLSHSTDTKSVVCPICASMPWGDPNYRSANFIEHIQRRHQFSYDTFVDYDVDEEDMMNQVLQRSIIDQ